Proteins encoded in a region of the Mycolicibacterium duvalii genome:
- a CDS encoding acyl-CoA dehydrogenase family protein codes for MTRRVIDHIAELADQLRGQAEEAEKIGKLTDDTVKTMKRIGSIRLLQPKAHGGLEVHPREFAETVMATAALDPSAGWINGVVGVHPYQLAYADPRVGQEIWADDVDTWVASPYAPQGVAVPTDGGYIFTGRWQFSSGTDHCDWIILGAMVGDSDGKPLMPPRMLHMILPRKDYEIVEDSWDVVGLRGTGSKDVIVDGAFVPDYRTMDGMKVMDGSAQLEAGMTEPLYLMPWSTMFPLGISSATIGIAEGALAAALDYQRQRVNSSGVAIKDDPYVMYAIGEAAADINAARQELLANADRVYDMVAAGQEVTFEQRAAGRRTQVRAVWRAVSAVDEIFARCGGNAARMDKPLQRYWRDVHVGQAHAIHVPGTVYHASALSSLGVDPQGPLRAMI; via the coding sequence ATGACACGACGGGTGATCGATCACATCGCCGAACTGGCCGACCAGCTGCGCGGGCAGGCCGAGGAGGCCGAGAAGATCGGCAAGCTGACCGACGACACGGTCAAGACGATGAAGCGGATCGGCTCGATCCGGCTGCTGCAACCCAAAGCGCACGGCGGTCTGGAGGTGCATCCGCGGGAGTTCGCCGAGACTGTGATGGCCACCGCCGCGCTGGACCCGTCGGCCGGCTGGATCAACGGCGTGGTCGGGGTGCACCCGTACCAGCTCGCCTACGCCGATCCGCGGGTCGGCCAGGAGATCTGGGCCGACGACGTCGACACCTGGGTGGCCTCGCCGTACGCGCCGCAGGGCGTCGCGGTGCCCACCGACGGCGGCTACATCTTCACCGGCCGCTGGCAGTTCAGCTCCGGCACCGATCACTGCGACTGGATCATCCTCGGCGCGATGGTCGGCGATTCCGACGGCAAGCCGTTGATGCCGCCCCGGATGTTGCACATGATCCTGCCGCGCAAGGATTACGAGATCGTCGAGGACTCCTGGGACGTCGTCGGGTTGCGCGGTACCGGCTCCAAGGACGTGATCGTCGACGGGGCTTTCGTCCCCGACTATCGGACCATGGACGGCATGAAAGTGATGGACGGTTCGGCGCAACTCGAGGCCGGCATGACCGAACCGCTGTACCTGATGCCCTGGTCGACGATGTTCCCGCTGGGCATCTCGTCGGCCACCATCGGCATCGCCGAAGGGGCCCTGGCCGCCGCACTGGACTATCAGCGTCAGCGTGTGAACTCCAGCGGCGTCGCGATCAAGGACGACCCTTATGTGATGTACGCGATCGGCGAGGCGGCCGCGGACATCAACGCCGCACGGCAGGAACTGCTGGCCAACGCCGATCGGGTCTACGACATGGTGGCCGCCGGCCAGGAGGTCACTTTCGAGCAGCGCGCCGCCGGCAGACGCACCCAGGTGCGTGCGGTCTGGCGCGCGGTGTCGGCCGTGGACGAGATCTTCGCGCGCTGCGGCGGCAATGCCGCGCGGATGGACAAGCCGCTGCAGCGGTACTGGCGCGACGTGCACGTCGGACAGGCGCACGCCATTCACGTCCCGGGTACCGTCTACCACGCCTCGGCGCTGAGCTCCCTCGGGGTCGATCCGCAGGGCCCGCTGCGGGCGATGATCTGA
- the bphC gene encoding biphenyl-2,3-diol 1,2-dioxygenase, with the protein MSPIKSLGYVTVQATDLMRWRQFAFGVLGFAQGSGPDPDALYLRMDERAARIIVNPGDVDKIVTVGWEVRDHAALEEVKRALDAAGTPYEQLSSADADSRRVEEVIAFRDPAGTSLEIFHGAVLDHSPVVTPFGARFVTGEQGLGHVVLPAMDVPAMFEFYTGVLGFRSRGAFRVPAPPEFGPIRVRFLGINERHHSLALCPAATLRDPGLIHLMVEVDSLDAVGQALDRVAKDGFQLSSTLGRHTNDKMVSFYVRAPGDWDIEFGTDGMRVDETYYTAEEITADSYWGHQWVDDLPAAMRP; encoded by the coding sequence ATGAGTCCGATCAAGAGCCTCGGCTATGTCACTGTGCAGGCCACCGATCTGATGCGGTGGCGCCAGTTCGCCTTCGGCGTACTGGGTTTCGCACAGGGCAGCGGGCCCGACCCCGATGCGCTGTACCTGCGGATGGACGAACGTGCCGCCCGCATCATCGTCAACCCTGGTGACGTCGACAAGATCGTCACCGTCGGGTGGGAGGTCCGCGACCACGCCGCCCTCGAAGAGGTCAAACGCGCCCTTGATGCGGCCGGCACCCCCTACGAGCAGTTGTCGTCGGCCGACGCGGACAGCCGCCGGGTCGAGGAGGTCATCGCGTTTCGCGATCCGGCCGGCACGTCGCTGGAGATTTTCCACGGCGCCGTACTCGACCACAGCCCGGTCGTCACCCCGTTCGGCGCGAGGTTCGTCACCGGTGAGCAGGGCCTCGGCCACGTGGTGCTGCCGGCGATGGACGTCCCCGCCATGTTCGAGTTCTACACCGGGGTACTCGGTTTCAGATCTCGCGGCGCGTTCCGCGTGCCGGCGCCGCCGGAGTTCGGGCCGATCCGGGTGCGCTTCCTCGGCATCAACGAACGTCATCACAGCCTGGCCCTGTGCCCGGCCGCCACGTTGCGCGATCCCGGGTTGATCCATCTGATGGTCGAGGTCGACTCGCTCGACGCCGTCGGCCAGGCGCTCGACCGCGTCGCCAAGGACGGCTTCCAGCTGTCGTCCACGCTGGGCCGCCACACCAACGACAAGATGGTGTCGTTCTACGTGCGCGCTCCCGGCGACTGGGACATCGAGTTCGGCACCGACGGTATGCGCGTCGACGAAACCTACTACACCGCGGAGGAGATCACCGCCGACAGCTACTGGGGTCATCAGTGGGTCGACGACCTGCCCGCGGCGATGCGCCCGTGA